The Sulfurospirillum sp. UCH001 genome segment CTAAAGGCTTAGAATGGCCAATGGTCGTTGTTGGTAGTATGAATCGCTCTTTTTTAGGGATGTCTAAACAAGAAACACTCGTCTATGATCGATTTGATGGTAAAGAGATGATAGGGTTTAAAGTTGGTAATTATGAACCTTTAGTCTATAAATTTATCAAAGAACGTATTAACCAAAAGCATATTGCGGAACGTAAAAGGCTTTTGTATGTTGCTATGACACGTCCAGAGCATCATTTAGTACTTTCAACAGCAATCAATTACTATGGGAAAGAGCCTAAACTATGCCGTAACTGTGGAGATAATAACTACTTTACACTTGTCAATAATGCATTAGGTATTAACTATACAGAACTGTATGAAGGAACTCTCCAAGAGGTGAATAACATAAAGGTGTTTTATCCATCGCCATGGAGAGGTAATAATGTTATTTTACCAACGATTGAAGCCATTGATCCTATTTTAATTCAAAGACAATCCTTTACACCTGTTTCAGTCATTCGGCCAAGTGGAAAAATAGACCCACTTGCGTTCTTAAAAGATGATGTTTTCGATACTGCAAGTGCAGGTACAATTGTTCATAAAATTCTTGAAAAACATTGGCACGAGCTGGAAAGAGATGATATCTTCGAAAATTATTTTACCGCATATGCTGTACCTGAGAGCTTCAAACACAACATCATTCAAATGTCTCGCAATTTTTTAAGCACAACGCATTATAAAAAATTAAAAGAGGGTGCTGAAGCGTATTTTGAATATGATTTTTCAATAAACCATAAAGGGCAGCAAATCCAAGGTTGTATCGATCTCTTTTACTTTGACAAAGAAGCAAATGGATGGGTCATCGTAGATTTTAAAACGACATTGCTCAAAGGGAAAGATCCACAAACCGTTATACAAGAAAATGAATATGATGTACAGTTAGAACTTTATCACGTTTTTATTTCCACCGTAGTTGGTGCTGAAAATGTCATTTCAAAAGATATATGTTGGTTGAACTTTTCTTAAAAATTTAGTTTATTTATTAAATTATGTAAGAGGCTACATTTTATAGCTAAAGATTTATTTGATATTGTATTAAATGTCAGGCAAAGGACAATTTTAGGAATAATGAATTCATTTAAATCCCTATATGAAGGGATTAACTTAAAAGAAACCTGCCTATTTCAACACTTCACCCGACAATAGAGAACTATTCCAATTCAAATATACTCTTTTGTCCTTCGAAAACCTCCAAACAATCATATTTTTTATAATTTATTTTTTCATTGAGAAAGTAAACTAAAGCTCGTTCTTTTTGATTATCTTCTTGCAAAATATCAATTTCACAACGTGTATAATGTTCAGGATAGCCTTCTAGCTCATCAATCTTTAATAGCGTTGGATAATCAATTTGATATAACTCTCCTTGAACCTGTAAGCCTTTTTTGGGTTTATTGATTAAATAGGGAAAAGCTTTATGTTTTAAAATCATAGGATATGAAAGTGCTGTTTTGGCAGTACCTAACAATGTAGCAGTTTCAAGATAGTGATGATTTCCAAACCCTTGTTTTAAAGTTCCATAGACAAATAAGTTAAATTTTAAAGATTTGCTACTTGGTAAAAAAAGAACCATCGAATCTTTTAATAACCTCTCCATTGTGAGATTGCCCTGTATGATGTGCAGTAAATCTATAGGTACATTAGCACTAAAACATGTTTGCATACCACGGGATGAACGTTTTTCAAGAATCTCTTGTAGTGTTAATGGATCTTGCCATGCGTGTATATTTAGTAAGAAAAGAACGGGTGTCTCGGTTAGAAGTAATAAGTCTATTGTAGGATTATGGAGTTCTTTTAAAGTATCATAGAGCATAAAATTTCTGTTTTGTTTTAAAAGCGTATAATGCATTTTCTCTAAAATTGAAGGGAACATAAGGTCGTCTGGGAGAACAAAATAAACCTGCTTATATGTAAAATAATTAGAGCAAAACATCGTTGCTGCCTTATAAGGCATCTCTAGTTCTTGGTGCCAAACGTAGGGCTGAAATGTTGTCATGTGTCCACCTTTTTTTATTGTTTTCGCATGAGAATTATAAAAAGTTAAATGGACAAAAATTTGTCTTACTCTGACCGTATAATGTAATCCATATATCTTTTTATTAAAGTGGAATTTCAAATGCCTCATATAAAAACTTACATCTATTTTTTCACCTTACACTATCTTGATAGTAATGCAGTAATTTTTACTATGTTTTTTATAAAAAGTATTATAATTTTAAAAATTTTTAGAAGTCATGGTCCGCGATTCTGCAAGTGTAAAAGACATTATCATAACTTCTATAATAGTATTAAATCCTAGTGAATATATTTTATATAAACTTGGGGAAAAGACTATCGATCAAGTATGCAACGCGAATTGAAGATGCATGTGAAGTTGAAATTGAAGAATTCTATGATATTTCTGGAAAGGGTGGCGCTAGATTTCAAGCTAATGCTGAAAATATTAATTTTGATATGAAAGTAGAAGAACAAAAAAATAACAGTCGTGTTCTTATCGAAAAAAACCAATGTTGGCCTTCTAAATGACTTTGAAAAAAAGGTATTAAAGAAGATATTGAGTGAATTTGCCAAATACTTATAGATCCTAAATAAAAAAGCTTAGAATATGGTATTTCAGCGTTTATAGCCAATCGCTATGATGATAGCTTAAAAAATACACTAAATATTATTGAGATGAAGATAAAATCTATTGTTCAAACTCATGGACTTCATTTTTTTAAATATGAACAATTAATTCAACACTCTAACAAAGAATGGAAAGCCTTGGCTATCATTTATGGTGCACAATCATGTATGTTGTGATTTAAGTCGTGAATTAACTGTTTATTTTAAATATTATTGTAACATCCTAAAAGAGGCTAATAAATTTATTTTCAATTACAAGGTCAAAAATGGATTATCAAAGAATTGCTAATTATAAATTAATGATTAATTCGCAGTTGCAAGATGGAATTGGCGTGAGAAATTTTAAAAAATTTTTTGAAATTTTTATAGAAAAATTTGCACAAAAAAGTACAAAATATTTTGATATTACAGATGACTTATTATACATATATCGTGAAAAG includes the following:
- a CDS encoding gamma-glutamylcyclotransferase; translation: MTTFQPYVWHQELEMPYKAATMFCSNYFTYKQVYFVLPDDLMFPSILEKMHYTLLKQNRNFMLYDTLKELHNPTIDLLLLTETPVLFLLNIHAWQDPLTLQEILEKRSSRGMQTCFSANVPIDLLHIIQGNLTMERLLKDSMVLFLPSSKSLKFNLFVYGTLKQGFGNHHYLETATLLGTAKTALSYPMILKHKAFPYLINKPKKGLQVQGELYQIDYPTLLKIDELEGYPEHYTRCEIDILQEDNQKERALVYFLNEKINYKKYDCLEVFEGQKSIFELE